The Algoriphagus sp. TR-M9 genome has a window encoding:
- a CDS encoding DUF1569 domain-containing protein, with protein sequence MKNIFDPEVHEQTIQRIQSLTPESTPKWGKMSVDQMLAHCCVPYEMAYTDKHPKPNAFMRFLLKTIVKKGVVNEKPYPKNARTAPAFIISERKDFDYEKNRLIAFIQKTFDYGSNYFDGKESLSFGPMSSQEWNNQFYKHLDHHLTQFGV encoded by the coding sequence ATGAAAAATATTTTTGATCCAGAAGTACACGAGCAAACCATACAAAGAATCCAGTCCCTTACTCCAGAAAGTACCCCTAAGTGGGGAAAAATGAGTGTGGACCAAATGCTCGCGCATTGTTGTGTACCCTATGAAATGGCTTATACCGACAAACATCCCAAGCCGAATGCTTTCATGAGATTTCTGCTGAAAACAATTGTGAAAAAAGGAGTGGTCAATGAAAAACCTTATCCCAAAAATGCCCGGACTGCTCCTGCATTTATTATCAGCGAAAGGAAAGACTTTGACTACGAGAAAAACAGGCTCATCGCTTTTATCCAAAAAACCTTCGATTATGGCTCAAACTACTTCGATGGCAAAGAGTCCCTATCCTTTGGCCCTATGAGCAGCCAAGAATGGAACAACCAGTTTTATAAGCACCTGGATCATCACCTCACCCAATTTGGAGTATGA
- a CDS encoding VOC family protein: MIHPAKSIRTFLGAKNYADSRRFYEVLGFEVRPISENMCLVRIKDQFYFYLQDYYVKAWCENSMVFLEIEGDLESYWEAIKILGLPDKFPGVKLSEIVKNDWGNEFFLHDPAGNLWHFGIFK; encoded by the coding sequence ATGATCCACCCAGCCAAATCCATCCGGACATTTCTGGGAGCTAAAAATTATGCAGATAGCAGGCGCTTCTACGAAGTGCTAGGGTTTGAGGTGCGTCCCATTTCCGAAAATATGTGCTTGGTGCGTATCAAAGATCAATTCTACTTTTACCTGCAGGATTATTATGTGAAAGCTTGGTGCGAAAACTCCATGGTTTTTCTGGAAATCGAGGGAGATTTGGAAAGCTACTGGGAAGCAATCAAAATCCTCGGACTTCCTGATAAATTCCCGGGCGTAAAGCTTTCTGAAATCGTGAAAAACGATTGGGGTAATGAATTTTTCTTACACGATCCCGCAGGGAACCTTTGGCATTTTGGCATTTTCAAATAA
- a CDS encoding energy transducer TonB yields the protein MKHLLTLIACLGFISTAAFAQSPAGVLEMNKLFSKNLKYSTEARNADIQGTVLLSIEIDDQGYPANVKVLEGNPILVEEVQDTYTKVEENWKPAYLGDKAFGQEYLLAVKFKMQEPQKDPRDPFTVTAHAKKKPVTIEDYTERIAESPLDAGLYERRANLYEFQGQKLLAEMDRNQVAFLKDKFLTQIVVVGYGPQYRSL from the coding sequence ATGAAACATCTACTCACATTAATCGCCTGCTTAGGCTTTATCAGCACGGCTGCTTTTGCTCAAAGCCCAGCAGGGGTACTGGAAATGAACAAATTATTCTCCAAAAACCTAAAATACAGCACTGAGGCACGAAATGCAGATATACAGGGCACAGTTCTACTTTCGATTGAAATTGATGACCAAGGGTACCCGGCAAATGTCAAAGTCCTGGAAGGCAATCCCATACTCGTCGAAGAAGTACAAGACACCTATACCAAGGTGGAAGAAAATTGGAAGCCTGCTTACTTAGGAGATAAGGCGTTTGGACAAGAATACTTACTGGCCGTGAAATTTAAAATGCAGGAGCCCCAGAAAGATCCAAGAGACCCATTCACTGTCACCGCCCATGCTAAGAAAAAACCAGTAACTATAGAAGACTATACAGAAAGAATCGCAGAGAGTCCACTCGATGCTGGCCTGTATGAAAGGCGTGCAAATCTGTACGAATTCCAAGGACAAAAACTCTTGGCAGAAATGGACAGAAATCAGGTAGCTTTTCTAAAAGACAAATTTCTGACCCAAATAGTAGTAGTTGGATATGGTCCGCAGTACAGGAGCCTATAA
- a CDS encoding copper resistance protein NlpE, which yields MNIKLITFGLLAALTLQASCTSSTQESETKVEETNPLPLGDNTETSVDWNGTYKGTVPCASCEGIEVTLTLNMDRTYKIVTNYLGRNDALEQENTGSFTWNESGSIITLEEVAQGPNQYKVGEGRIWQLDMNGEVIQGDLADHYILTKR from the coding sequence ATGAATATTAAACTGATTACATTCGGACTTTTAGCGGCATTGACTCTACAGGCTTCATGCACCTCATCTACCCAAGAATCTGAAACTAAAGTGGAAGAAACCAATCCCCTTCCCCTAGGCGATAATACCGAAACCTCAGTGGATTGGAATGGTACTTACAAGGGAACAGTTCCTTGTGCCAGCTGCGAGGGAATCGAGGTAACTTTGACTTTGAACATGGACAGAACCTACAAGATCGTCACCAACTACCTGGGCAGAAACGATGCACTGGAACAAGAAAATACGGGTTCATTCACCTGGAACGAATCGGGCTCTATCATCACCCTGGAGGAAGTAGCCCAAGGCCCCAATCAATACAAAGTAGGAGAAGGCAGAATATGGCAGCTGGACATGAATGGTGAGGTAATCCAAGGCGACCTAGCAGATCACTACATCCTTACCAAGCGCTAA
- a CDS encoding hydrogen peroxide-inducible genes activator: protein MTIQQLEYLIAVDKFRHFGQAAESCFVTQPTLSAQLSKLERDLGVILFDRSKMPVMPTEMGVRIIQQAKKVVSESKGIFELVADMKGDVSGVIKLGIIPTLAPYLLHLFIRNFLEKYPNVKLEVQEMVTDDVVKKLKNDELDLGIVVTPLQENGLLEKPMFYEKFFAYFSQDHPALKEPVFYPEQIQQEDFWVLQQGHCFRDQVINLCDQSLNGPKNFHYESGSLEGLRNMVNRYKGVTLLPELATLDLSAEEKSRLRPFNGESPLREVSIILNRSFLKQRLVELLYNEITASIPQEMTSKAHGKIVRFK, encoded by the coding sequence ATGACTATCCAGCAACTCGAATACCTCATCGCAGTAGATAAATTCAGGCATTTTGGGCAGGCAGCGGAAAGCTGCTTTGTCACTCAGCCTACACTCAGTGCGCAGCTCAGCAAGCTAGAGCGGGACTTGGGAGTGATCCTTTTTGATCGGAGTAAAATGCCCGTGATGCCTACTGAAATGGGCGTTCGGATCATACAGCAAGCCAAAAAAGTGGTTTCCGAAAGCAAGGGGATTTTCGAGTTGGTGGCGGATATGAAAGGGGATGTATCTGGTGTCATCAAGCTGGGCATTATCCCAACTTTGGCTCCGTATTTACTTCACTTGTTTATCCGAAATTTTCTAGAAAAATACCCGAACGTGAAGCTAGAAGTGCAAGAAATGGTCACGGATGATGTAGTGAAAAAGCTTAAAAATGATGAGCTTGACCTGGGAATTGTAGTGACTCCCCTGCAGGAAAATGGGCTGTTGGAAAAGCCTATGTTTTATGAGAAATTCTTTGCCTATTTTTCACAGGATCACCCTGCGCTGAAGGAGCCTGTTTTTTATCCGGAGCAGATTCAGCAGGAGGATTTTTGGGTTTTGCAGCAGGGGCATTGCTTCCGTGACCAGGTGATCAACCTTTGCGATCAAAGCCTCAATGGTCCGAAAAATTTCCATTACGAAAGTGGTTCGCTGGAAGGACTGAGAAACATGGTCAACCGGTATAAAGGGGTAACTTTACTTCCGGAGCTCGCTACCCTGGATTTGTCGGCGGAGGAAAAATCCAGATTAAGGCCTTTTAACGGTGAATCTCCATTGCGTGAGGTGAGTATTATTCTGAACCGAAGCTTTCTAAAACAACGCTTGGTAGAGCTGCTGTACAATGAGATCACCGCGTCTATTCCTCAAGAAATGACCTCCAAGGCGCATGGGAAAATAGTTAGGTTTAAATAA
- a CDS encoding Gfo/Idh/MocA family protein — protein sequence MSKSNFSRRKFISAGLLGTAGATVLPNITFAKTRNSQRNDFTKVRLGFIGLGRQARGLLNRMMSIPAFEVVAGADIYEVKLQRFKQDVEKNNADHQKSSGPPTLYADYKKLLANPYVDAVVIASPDHWHALMAIDACRAGKDIYLEKPLTFTIKEGQELIKAVRSNGTVLAVGSMQRSSSNFQHAVKMVQKGKLGKIKEVLVHVGEPPHPKPLDLPEQSIPNGLDWQTWIGPLPAVHYNEELNPPISLDPEENEKVWGAWRWYKETGGGLMTDWGAHMIDIAQWGLGMDRNGPTEVIPATVDKPLTYIYPNGTKMLITSFDEGRQGVKFIGEKGWIKVSRGNYDTSMKELEMPNKIENNGSMKHYEDFLDAVITRRDPFVPVEIGHSTCAICTIGNIAHELNRPLKWDPIAQVFLDDWEANTHLHYTYQNGYSLKS from the coding sequence ATGAGTAAATCAAATTTTTCCCGAAGAAAGTTTATCAGCGCTGGATTACTCGGCACCGCGGGCGCTACAGTACTTCCCAATATAACTTTTGCCAAAACCCGAAATTCACAGCGCAATGACTTTACAAAAGTAAGGCTTGGTTTTATCGGTCTGGGAAGACAGGCCAGAGGTCTGCTGAACCGCATGATGAGCATTCCGGCCTTTGAGGTAGTGGCTGGTGCGGATATTTACGAAGTCAAGCTTCAGCGTTTTAAGCAGGATGTGGAAAAGAATAACGCAGACCATCAAAAATCCAGTGGTCCGCCCACCCTTTATGCAGATTACAAAAAACTTCTCGCCAACCCTTATGTGGATGCTGTAGTCATTGCTTCTCCGGATCACTGGCATGCGCTAATGGCCATAGATGCCTGCAGAGCCGGCAAAGACATCTACCTGGAGAAACCCTTGACTTTTACCATCAAAGAGGGGCAGGAATTAATCAAAGCAGTACGATCAAATGGAACCGTGCTGGCCGTGGGCAGTATGCAGCGTTCTTCCTCAAACTTCCAGCATGCAGTGAAAATGGTTCAAAAAGGAAAACTGGGGAAAATCAAAGAAGTATTGGTCCATGTGGGAGAGCCACCACATCCCAAACCCTTGGATTTACCAGAACAAAGTATCCCGAATGGACTGGATTGGCAAACCTGGATCGGACCACTGCCTGCAGTTCACTACAATGAGGAACTAAACCCACCCATTTCCCTGGACCCAGAAGAAAATGAGAAGGTATGGGGAGCTTGGAGATGGTACAAAGAGACAGGTGGTGGACTCATGACGGACTGGGGAGCACACATGATAGACATTGCGCAGTGGGGGTTGGGAATGGACAGAAATGGCCCTACTGAGGTGATTCCTGCCACTGTGGATAAACCTCTCACCTACATTTATCCCAACGGCACCAAGATGTTGATAACTTCCTTTGATGAGGGTAGGCAGGGAGTCAAATTTATAGGCGAGAAAGGCTGGATTAAAGTGTCCAGAGGTAATTATGACACCTCTATGAAAGAGCTGGAAATGCCAAATAAAATCGAAAACAATGGCAGCATGAAACATTATGAGGATTTCTTAGACGCAGTGATCACCAGAAGAGATCCTTTTGTCCCGGTAGAAATCGGCCATAGCACCTGCGCCATTTGTACTATAGGGAATATCGCCCATGAGCTTAACCGCCCTTTGAAATGGGACCCCATAGCGCAGGTATTTTTGGATGATTGGGAGGCCAATACCCATTTACATTATACTTACCAAAATGGCTATTCGTTGAAATCTTAA
- a CDS encoding MarR family winged helix-turn-helix transcriptional regulator yields MSSIPILSFSLYSISRLLIQLIQSKLNAIELTYPQYLVLATLWEQDGLKVNEIGKRLYLDSGTLTPLLKKLERMNYVRRSRSEIDERTVNIELTYPGKSLQSKAQKLLGELEETFEEMSSSSVNDLNNSLEGLLVDIESLKQASK; encoded by the coding sequence ATGTCTTCTATCCCCATACTTTCCTTTTCCCTCTATTCCATCTCCAGGCTACTTATCCAACTGATTCAAAGCAAATTAAATGCTATTGAGCTGACTTATCCACAATATTTGGTTTTGGCCACTCTTTGGGAGCAGGATGGGTTGAAAGTTAATGAAATAGGAAAGCGTCTGTATTTGGATTCAGGTACACTCACTCCTTTGCTGAAAAAGCTGGAAAGGATGAACTACGTGCGAAGAAGCAGGAGTGAAATAGATGAGCGTACTGTCAATATTGAATTGACTTACCCTGGTAAATCGCTGCAGAGTAAAGCCCAAAAGCTGCTGGGAGAACTTGAAGAGACGTTTGAAGAAATGAGCAGTTCGTCAGTTAATGACCTAAACAATTCACTCGAAGGACTGTTAGTAGATATTGAATCATTAAAGCAAGCTAGCAAATGA
- a CDS encoding organic hydroperoxide resistance protein: MKKLNIDYTATAVNSGGRKGHVKTDDGLLDFDVAMPKEIGGEGGKTNPEQLFAAGYAACFGGALGAVAGKTSLKDSEITAKVHLGNYGPGDFGLAVDISVKIPKAKSLEEAQKLVDAAHAVCPYSKATRGNIEVTATAIE, encoded by the coding sequence ATGAAAAAACTGAATATTGATTACACCGCCACCGCAGTAAATTCGGGCGGTAGAAAAGGACATGTGAAAACCGATGATGGTTTACTGGATTTTGATGTAGCCATGCCAAAGGAAATCGGTGGTGAGGGAGGCAAAACCAATCCAGAGCAATTGTTTGCTGCAGGGTATGCCGCATGTTTTGGGGGCGCCTTGGGCGCAGTGGCTGGGAAGACCAGCCTGAAAGATTCAGAAATCACAGCAAAAGTACACCTTGGAAATTATGGTCCCGGAGATTTTGGACTAGCAGTGGACATTAGCGTAAAGATCCCGAAAGCTAAGTCCCTTGAAGAAGCCCAGAAACTCGTGGATGCCGCACATGCTGTATGTCCATATTCCAAAGCCACAAGAGGTAATATCGAAGTGACCGCGACCGCCATAGAGTAG
- a CDS encoding NADPH:quinone oxidoreductase family protein — protein MRAMLCTTFGSTDHLFLEEVPQAVPASGQVLIKVEACGVSFPDLLILQNKYQFQPELPYSPGGEAAGQIVALGDGVTDWQVGDRVLALCRWGGFAEQLAVDVDRIFSIPEGISAELAASSFYTYSTSFHALKDRAQLQQGETLLVLGASGGIGAAAVELGKAMGAKVIAAASSDEKLAFCKELGADEVVNYEKENLKNQLKELTAGKGVNVVLDPVGGSHTEQALRGMAWKGRYLIVGFTAGEIPKIPMNLPLLKGCSIMGVFWGNFSKVEESQNRQNMNVLTKWLLDGKIKGHEYEIFSLKNAAGALKKMQNRELVGKAIIKI, from the coding sequence ATGAGAGCAATGCTATGCACCACATTTGGCTCTACAGACCACCTGTTTTTAGAGGAGGTACCTCAGGCCGTTCCAGCTAGTGGACAAGTGCTGATCAAAGTGGAGGCTTGTGGAGTGAGTTTTCCGGATTTACTGATTCTACAGAACAAATACCAGTTTCAGCCTGAGCTGCCCTATTCTCCTGGAGGAGAAGCAGCCGGGCAAATTGTTGCTTTGGGTGATGGGGTTACAGATTGGCAGGTAGGAGACCGGGTGTTGGCTCTCTGCCGCTGGGGAGGATTTGCAGAGCAGCTCGCAGTAGATGTAGATCGGATATTTTCTATTCCAGAGGGAATTTCCGCAGAGCTGGCGGCCAGCTCATTTTATACCTACAGTACTTCCTTTCATGCTTTGAAAGATCGGGCCCAGTTGCAGCAGGGAGAGACCTTGCTGGTATTGGGGGCTTCCGGAGGAATAGGAGCAGCGGCAGTGGAGCTGGGTAAAGCCATGGGGGCCAAGGTCATTGCGGCAGCTTCATCGGATGAAAAACTGGCTTTTTGTAAAGAACTTGGCGCTGATGAAGTGGTTAATTACGAAAAAGAAAACCTTAAAAACCAGCTTAAAGAGTTGACTGCGGGAAAGGGTGTTAATGTGGTGCTGGATCCTGTAGGAGGAAGTCACACCGAGCAGGCGCTGAGAGGAATGGCCTGGAAAGGACGCTATCTGATCGTAGGATTCACTGCGGGCGAAATCCCTAAGATTCCTATGAATTTACCCTTGCTGAAGGGATGTTCTATTATGGGGGTGTTTTGGGGTAATTTTTCAAAAGTGGAGGAAAGCCAAAACCGACAAAACATGAATGTCCTGACTAAATGGTTGCTAGATGGTAAAATCAAAGGGCATGAATACGAAATTTTCTCTCTGAAAAATGCTGCAGGAGCGTTGAAGAAAATGCAAAACCGGGAACTAGTCGGAAAGGCGATAATAAAAATTTAA